One Rhodococcus sp. P1Y DNA window includes the following coding sequences:
- a CDS encoding glycosyltransferase, translating into MIDVRQEVRRTVVVVPVHNEELLLDTCLTALSGAAAQLEQTGVDTELVVVLDSCTDSSEDIAVTWADKTGLTVVRVDRRNVGAARAAGFFSARSSSRRTPLSDVWFATTDADSAVSPTWLASQLAHAARGADVVAGTVLPDLESASPALALAYDSGYRHRPGHRHVHGANLGLRASAYWSVGGFGALTTAEDVDLVRRLEHAAVPVLYASDSPVRTSSRTEGRAPDGFAGHLRGLELAIAQ; encoded by the coding sequence GTGATCGATGTTCGGCAGGAAGTGCGACGCACCGTCGTGGTTGTGCCCGTTCACAACGAGGAGCTGCTGCTCGATACCTGTCTGACGGCGCTCTCCGGGGCGGCTGCTCAGCTCGAGCAGACCGGGGTCGACACCGAGTTGGTAGTTGTACTTGACTCGTGCACCGACTCGTCCGAGGACATTGCCGTGACGTGGGCCGACAAGACCGGCCTCACCGTGGTTCGGGTCGACCGACGGAATGTCGGGGCCGCGCGCGCAGCCGGATTCTTCTCGGCGCGTTCGTCGTCGCGCCGTACTCCGCTCTCGGACGTGTGGTTCGCGACGACGGACGCCGACAGTGCGGTGAGCCCGACCTGGCTCGCGTCGCAACTCGCGCACGCCGCTCGCGGCGCCGACGTCGTCGCGGGGACGGTTCTCCCCGATCTGGAGTCCGCATCTCCGGCGCTCGCACTGGCCTACGACTCCGGATACCGACACCGACCGGGTCATCGACACGTTCACGGCGCAAATCTTGGTCTGCGCGCGAGCGCATACTGGTCTGTCGGAGGGTTCGGAGCTTTGACCACCGCGGAGGACGTCGATCTCGTCCGCCGTCTCGAGCACGCTGCCGTTCCGGTTCTGTACGCATCTGACTCTCCTGTGCGCACCTCGTCTCGTACGGAAGGGCGGGCGCCCGACGGTTTCGCCGGACATCTGCGCGGTCTCGAACTGGCGATTGCGCAATGA
- a CDS encoding acyl-CoA/acyl-ACP dehydrogenase → MSTTPVAGLHDRLRQWIRDESADLELPGAGYTDSRWLTLAALGREDTVLGRFAEGHADALAILAELGGPTPKRGQIWGVWAAEPPSPVLEAVQGTNGWKLSGVKPWCSGASLCTNALVTARVGDRSRLFAVDLTQDWCWPIANTWHAVGMSRSDSGTVRFDGATAVPVGEVGAYVERAGFWHGAVGVAAVWFGGACAVADTLHTAVRSGADTHAKAHLGAVAASLGAASSALTTAAAEIDADPTDSDGRGRTRARTVRAIVESAATDTIDRVGRALGAAPLCANGEHARRVADLTVFLRQSHAERDLAALGEDIAKEDNPW, encoded by the coding sequence ATGAGCACTACACCGGTCGCTGGACTGCACGACAGACTGCGACAGTGGATTCGCGATGAATCGGCTGATCTAGAACTACCGGGCGCGGGTTACACCGATTCGCGTTGGTTGACGCTGGCGGCCCTGGGGCGAGAAGACACGGTACTGGGACGGTTCGCCGAGGGGCATGCCGATGCACTGGCCATCCTCGCCGAACTCGGAGGCCCGACGCCCAAGCGCGGCCAGATCTGGGGCGTGTGGGCTGCTGAACCGCCGTCCCCGGTACTCGAGGCAGTGCAGGGAACCAACGGTTGGAAGCTTTCGGGCGTCAAACCGTGGTGCTCGGGCGCAAGTCTGTGCACCAACGCGTTGGTCACTGCGCGGGTCGGTGACCGGTCGAGGTTGTTCGCCGTCGATTTGACCCAGGACTGGTGCTGGCCGATCGCGAACACATGGCATGCCGTCGGGATGTCCAGGAGCGATTCGGGCACCGTCCGCTTCGACGGTGCAACCGCGGTGCCGGTGGGTGAGGTCGGCGCGTACGTCGAGCGAGCCGGATTCTGGCACGGCGCGGTCGGCGTTGCAGCCGTGTGGTTCGGCGGGGCATGCGCAGTGGCGGACACCCTGCACACCGCTGTCCGATCTGGCGCCGATACCCACGCCAAGGCTCACCTCGGCGCGGTCGCAGCATCACTGGGTGCCGCCTCGAGCGCACTGACCACTGCCGCAGCTGAAATCGACGCCGATCCAACCGATTCCGACGGTCGAGGACGAACACGGGCACGAACCGTGCGCGCGATCGTCGAATCCGCCGCGACCGACACCATCGATCGCGTGGGTCGCGCACTCGGAGCAGCTCCGTTGTGCGCCAACGGCGAACACGCCAGGCGCGTGGCCGACCTCACGGTCTTTTTGCGCCAATCTCACGCCGAGCGCGATCTCGCCGCCCTCGGTGAGGACATCGCGAAGGAGGACAACCCGTGGTAG
- a CDS encoding PIG-L deacetylase family protein, protein MGTPESEWSSWGHTFPPLDLARCREMIVVAPHPDDEVLGVGGLMSIAAASGIPVSVVAVTDGGASHPHSPTLTSDALTDIRPKEAQRALRELGLDIDPIRLGFDDGQVAANEEALTHALTGLLSGGQGTWCLTPWRGDRHPDHEATARACLTAARRVGIAVLEYPVWMWHWSHPNDDDVPWGRALTVDLDDRAQACKNAAVQHFTTQIEPLSDHPADRAVLPPHILERLLRSYEMVFA, encoded by the coding sequence ATGGGCACTCCGGAATCGGAGTGGAGTTCGTGGGGGCACACGTTTCCGCCTCTCGACCTTGCTCGGTGTCGCGAAATGATCGTTGTCGCACCGCACCCCGATGACGAAGTTCTCGGCGTCGGCGGGTTGATGTCGATCGCCGCGGCGTCGGGAATACCGGTGTCGGTCGTCGCAGTCACCGACGGCGGCGCGTCGCATCCCCATTCGCCGACGCTCACCTCCGATGCACTGACCGACATTCGACCGAAGGAAGCTCAGCGAGCGCTCCGCGAGCTCGGCCTCGACATCGATCCCATACGACTGGGTTTCGACGACGGGCAGGTAGCGGCCAACGAAGAAGCACTCACCCATGCATTGACCGGGCTGCTGTCCGGCGGACAGGGAACCTGGTGCCTGACGCCGTGGCGCGGAGACCGCCACCCGGACCACGAGGCGACGGCCAGAGCATGCCTCACCGCGGCTCGGCGCGTCGGGATCGCCGTTCTGGAGTATCCAGTCTGGATGTGGCACTGGTCGCACCCCAACGACGACGACGTCCCCTGGGGTCGGGCGCTCACGGTCGATCTCGACGATCGCGCTCAGGCGTGTAAAAACGCTGCTGTGCAACACTTCACGACTCAGATCGAGCCGTTGTCCGACCATCCGGCCGACCGCGCGGTACTTCCCCCACACATCTTGGAGCGGTTGCTCCGTTCCTACGAAATGGTGTTCGCATGA
- a CDS encoding DUF6764 family protein, whose protein sequence is MTRIGARRLAPTTAAAFGIGAVVAFVSPGSANASDLTCAAPPGLETLAVQDGNACGTRVDEFSTALARALEGVAFARAYGGGAAYALAHGGGVAAGETVSGQVGSAAVGRDAVAIVSPDPGVVAFALSLEGGQTFVGTADEGVRCSAGAGIAVNLTTGRICVSDGSNFVRNP, encoded by the coding sequence GTGACGCGGATCGGAGCTCGCCGACTCGCTCCGACGACAGCCGCGGCCTTCGGCATCGGTGCGGTAGTTGCTTTCGTCTCACCCGGCTCGGCGAACGCGTCCGACCTGACGTGTGCGGCGCCACCGGGGTTGGAAACTCTCGCGGTCCAGGACGGAAACGCGTGCGGAACCCGCGTCGACGAGTTTTCCACGGCCCTTGCTCGGGCTCTGGAGGGCGTCGCGTTCGCGCGCGCCTACGGTGGCGGCGCGGCGTACGCACTTGCCCACGGCGGCGGCGTCGCCGCAGGAGAGACGGTGTCGGGGCAGGTGGGATCCGCAGCGGTCGGGCGTGACGCGGTGGCCATCGTCTCGCCCGACCCCGGCGTCGTTGCGTTCGCACTGTCACTCGAGGGTGGGCAGACTTTCGTCGGGACTGCCGACGAGGGTGTTCGCTGCAGCGCGGGTGCCGGTATCGCCGTCAACCTCACTACCGGCCGGATCTGCGTGTCCGACGGTTCGAACTTCGTCCGTAACCCTTGA